The Punica granatum isolate Tunisia-2019 chromosome 4, ASM765513v2, whole genome shotgun sequence genome has a window encoding:
- the LOC116204176 gene encoding putative receptor-like protein kinase At3g47110, whose amino-acid sequence MLCSLDKYGAGAEVSINGDVYSYGILILEMFTGKRPTNNMFGDGLNLHSFAKAALPEQAPQIIDPVLLGESQNKDDSRGIRRSQRSHERLLKIQECLVSIVEVGVVCSSEVPTDRMSMGNAAAALQAIRNKLLGS is encoded by the exons ATGTTGTGCAGTCTTGATA AGTATGGAGCAGGAGCTGAGGTGTCAATTAATGGAGACGTGTACAGCTACGGCATCCTCATACTGGAGATGTTCACGGGGAAGAGGCCCACCAATAACATGTTTGGTGATGGACTGAACCTTCATTCCTTTGCTAAGGCAGCTTTACCGGAGCAGGCTCCTCAGATTATTGATCCTGTCCTGCTTGGGGAGAGCCAAAACAAGGATGACAGTCGAGGCATCAGGAGAAGCCAGAGGAGCCACGAGAGGCTCCTTAAGATTCAAGAGTGTTTGGTATCAATCGTGGAAGTAGGAGTGGTCTGTTCTTCTGAAGTTCCGACCGACAGAATGAGCATGGGCAATGCTGCAGCTGCTCTGCAAGCAATTCGGAATAAGCTTCTTGGAAGCTGA
- the LOC116204177 gene encoding probable LRR receptor-like serine/threonine-protein kinase At3g47570 codes for MESQLTLPHGRSPAATLWLLHCITAISLVACSMSSAKWTHGNENDHLALLEFKANTIDPVGVLSSWNSSHHICEWFGVTCGRRHWRVTRLELKSQGLSGTISPHIGNLNFLRVLHLGNNSFHSRIPLEVDRLSRLEYFLLYNNSLHGPIPPSLRTCSNLVSISLFNNKLEGQLPVDLGFLSKLKRLTLALNELNGVIPASIGNLTSLEHLIMDDNKLGGRIPDTLGNLRNLKTLALWDNNLAGNLPSSIINISSMEFLYLYNNQLVGDVPSFQQMSNLYWFSAADNYLGSEQANDLNFLCSLANSTTLKTLLISENKLGGAMPKCIGKMSNTLDDFQSHANALSGTLPSSIGYLIGSIPSSLGKCQSLLLLDLSKNKLAGAIPPEIMSLSSLSMAPTSRKTICLESFPWKLDNMFTGPIPSTLSSLKGIQELNLSHNRLPGELPKEGVFANTSATSVLGNKELCGGLPEYRLPKCKSTGKSTNGRETEENRCS; via the exons ATGGAGTCCCAGCTCACCCTCCCCCATGGGCGGAGTCCTGCAGCCACGCTTTGGCTTCTTCACTGCATCACCGCCATTTCGCTTGTCGCCTGCTCCATGTCCAGTGCAAAGTGGACTCATGGGAATGAGAACGATCACCTTGCTCTACTAGAATTCAAGGCCAATACCATTGATCCCGTTGGTGTTTTGAGCTCATGGAACTCCAGTCACCACATCTGTGAGTGGTTTGGAGTTACTTGCGGCCGAAGGCACTGGAGAGTCACGCGTTTAGAATTGAAATCCCAAGGCCTGTCCGGGACTATATCCCCACATATTGGGAACCTGAACTTCCTGAGGGTCCTCCATCTTGGGAACAACAGCTTCCATTCGAGGATTCCCCTCGAAGTCGATCGTTTGTCGAGGCTAGAGTACTTTCTCCTCTACAACAACTCACTCCATGGACCAATTCCTCCGAGCTTGCGCACCTGCTCTAATCTTGTCAGCATCAGCCTCTTCAATAACAAACTCGAAGGGCAGCTACCTGTAGATCTTGGCTTCCTCTCCAAGCTCAAACGGCTTACATTGGCTCTTAATGAGTTAAATGGGGTAATCCCAGCTTCAATTGGAAACTTGACATCTCTAGAGCACCTTATTATGGATGATAACAAGCTTGGGGGTAGGATTCCAGATACTCTGGGCAACTTGAGAAACTTAAAAACGCTTGCTCTTTGGGATAATAATTTAGCTGGAAATCTTCCTTCGTCAATCATCAATATTTCTTCCATggaatttctttatttatataataaccAATTAGTGG GGGATGTTCCATCTTTCCAGCAGATGAGTAACCTCTACTGGTTCAGCGCGGCTGATAACTATCTGGGAAGTGAGCAAGCTAACGATCTCAACTTCCTCTGCTCATTGGCAAATTCCACAACTCTCAAGACGTTGCTTATAAGTGAGAACAAATTAGGAGGGGCAATGCCCAAATGTATCGGTAAAATGTCCAACACCCTTGATGATTTCCAATCGCATGCCAATGCTTTATCTGGGACCTTGCCGAGTAGTATCGGGTATCTCATAG GCTCCATACCTTCCTCTTTGGGCAAGTGTCAGAGCTTATTATTACTAGATCTTTCAAAGAACAAGCTTGCTGGTGCCATACCCCCTGAGATTATGAGCCTCTCTTCTCTATCAATGGCTCCGACTTCTCGGAAAACAATTTGTCTGGAGAGCTTCCCGTGGAAATTG GATAACATGTTTACAGGTCCCATACCTTCAACTCTGAGTTCGTTGAAAGGGATTCAAGAATTGAACCTCTCCCACAACAGGCTCCCG GGCGAGTTGCCAAAGGAAGGAGTTTTTGCAAATACGAGTGCAACCTCGGTTCTGGGAAATAAGGAGCTTTGTGGGGGTCTACCAGAATATCGGCTGCCCAAATGTAAGTCAACTGGCAAATCAACTAATGGTAGA GAAACAGAGGAAAACCGTTGCTCCTAG
- the LOC116206184 gene encoding probable LRR receptor-like serine/threonine-protein kinase At3g47570 produces MESQLPLPHRRSPAATLWLLHCITAIALVTCSASGAKWTHGNENDHLALLEFKANIIDPLGVLSSWNSSHHICEWFGVTCGRRHRRVARLELKSQGLCGTISPHIGNLSFLRVLDLVNNSFHSRIPLEVGRLSRLQYFYLSNNSLHGSIPPSLSSCSNLVGIRLSNNKLEGQLPVDLGFLSKLKRLILGLNELNGVIPASIGNLTSLEHLVMQENKLGGKIPDTLGNLRNLKVLSLWDNNLVGNIPSSVTNISSMEVLAVSHNRLAGTLPLDLGITLPNIQYFSIAINQFFGPIPRSISNMSQLSSFIIQSNNFTGDVPSFQQMSNLYWFSVADNYLGSEQANDLNFLCSLANSTTLHRLHISVNNFGGAMPKCIGNMSNTLNDFTLHGNALSGTLPSSIGYLVGLEVLSLSYNSFSGIIPPEIGSLNKIKRLYLAICEFTGEIPRTLGNLTVMTILSLLGNNLTGTIPSSLGKCQSLLSLDLSENKLAGAIPPEIMSLSSLSIYADFSENDLAGELPMEIGNLKSLTQLDLSRNRLLGEIPSSLGSCMSLMFLSMQDNMFTGPIPSTLSSLKGIQELNLSHNRLSGQIPEFLKDLNLSILDLSFNNFQGKLPKEGVFANSSATSVRGNKELCGGLPEYRLPKCQSTGKSSNGRVRNASIYKVSGILATTLVFLLLFFLWHRKQRKTVASGASNDGFLKVSYGDLLKATDGFSSANLIGTGSFGSVFRGVLGLEQTAIAVKVLNLDRHGASKSFIAECEALRNIRHRNLVKVLTACSGSDYQGNDFKALVYEFMVNGSLDEWLHPPVGTSGEREDIQRELGLVQRVNIASDVACALDYLHHQCETPIVHCDLKPSNILIDGEMTGHVGDFGLVRFMPEATRELISDQTSSIGVKGSLGYIAPEYGAGAEVSINGDVYSYGILILEMFTGKRPTDNMFGDGLNFHSFAMAALPEQVLQIIDPVLLGESQNEDESRGIRRSRRSHERLLKIQECLVSIVEIGVVCSSEVPRDRMSIGDVAAALQAIQNKLLGS; encoded by the exons ATGGAGTCCCAGCTGCCCCTTCCCCATCGGCGGAGTCCTGCTGCCACGCTTTGGCTTCTTCACTGCATCACCGCCATTGCTCTTGTCACTTGCTCCGCGTCTGGTGCAAAGTGGACTCATGGGAATGAGAACGATCACCTTGCTCTACTAGAATTCAAGGCCAATATCATTGATCCCCTTGGTGTTTTGAGCTCATGGAACTCCAGTCACCACATCTGTGAGTGGTTTGGAGTTACTTGTGGCCGAAGGCACCGGAGAGTCGCGCGGTTAGAATTGAAATCCCAAGGCCTGTGTGGGACTATATCCCCTCATATTGGGAATCTGAGCTTCCTAAGGGTCCTCGATCTCGTCAACAACAGCTTCCATTCGAGGATTCCCCTCGAAGTCGGTCGTTTGTCGAGGTTGCAGTACTTTTACCTCTCCAACAACTCACTCCATGGATCAATTCCTCCGAGCTTGTCCAGCTGCTCTAATCTTGTCGGTATCAGGCTCTCCAATAACAAACTCGAAGGGCAGCTACCAGTAGATCTTGGCTTCCTCTCCAAGCTCAAACGGCTTATATTGGGGCTTAATGAGTTGAATGGGGTAATCCCAGCTTCAATTGGAAACTTGACATCTCTAGAGCACCTTGTTATGCAAGAAAACAAGCTTGGGGGTAAGATTCCCGATACTCTGGGCAACTTGAGAAACTTGAAGGTTCTTTCTCTTTGGGATAATAACTTAGTTGGCAATATCCCTTCATCAGTCACCAACATTTCTTCCATGGAAGTTCTTGCTGTGAGTCATAACCGATTAGCGGGTACCTTGCCATTGGACTTGGGCATCACTCTTCCAAATATCCAATATTTCTCTATTGCCATAAACCAGTTCTTCGGACCTATCCCCAGATCCATATCCAACATGTCCCAACTATCTAGCTTTATAATTCAGTCCAACAATTTCACAGGGGATGTTCCATCTTTCCAGCAGATGAGTAACCTCTACTGGTTCAGCGTGGCTGATAACTATCTGGGAAGTGAGCAAGCTAACGACCTCAACTTCCTCTGCTCATTGGCAAATTCTACAACTCTCCACAGGTTGCATATAAGTGTGAACAATTTCGGAGGGGCAATGCCCAAATGTATCGGTAACATGTCCAACACCCTTAATGATTTCACATTGCATGGCAATGCTTTGTCTGGGACCTTGCCAAGCAGTATCGGGTATCTCGTAGGTCTGGAGGTTTTGTCCTTATCTTACAACAGTTTTTCTGGTATCATTCCACCCGAAATTGGAAGTCTTAACAAGATAAAGAGATTGTATCTCGCAATCTGTGAGTTCACTGGAGAGATCCCGCGCACTCTCGGAAATTTGACGGTGATGACTATTCTGTCCTTACTGGGAAATAATCTTACAGGCACCATACCTTCTTCTTTGGGCAAGTGTCAGAGCTTATTATCACTAGATCTCTCAGAGAACAAGCTTGCTGGTGCCATACCCCCCGAGATTATGAGCCTCTCGTCCCTATCAATCTATGCCGACTTCTCAGAGAATGATTTGGCTGGAGAGCTTCCCATGGAAATCGGGAATCTGAAAAGTCTCACCCAACTTGATCTCTCCCGAAACAGGCTGTTGGGAGAAATTCCGAGCAGTCTGGGTAGTTGTATGTCGTTGATGTTCTTGTCCATGCAGGATAACATGTTCACAGGTCCCATCCCTTCAACTCTGAGTTCGTTGAAAGGGATTCAAGAATTGAACCTCTCCCACAACAGGCTCTCCGGTCAAATTCCTGAGTTCTTGAAGGACCTCAATCTTTCAATTTTAGATCTGTCTTTCAATAACTTTCAGGGCAAGTTGCCAAAGGAAGGAGTTTTTGCAAATTCAAGTGCAACCTCGGTTCGGGGAAATAAGGAGCTTTGTGGGGGTCTACCAGAATATCGGCTGCCCAAATGTCAGTCAACTGGTAAATCATCTAATGgtagagtgagaaatgcttcTATCTATAAGGTGTCCGGGATTTTGGCAACAACTTTGGTTTtcttattactttttttcctcTGGCATAGAAAGCAGAGGAAAACCGTTGCTTCTGGTGCTTCAAACGATGGATTTCTCAAGGTTTCTTATGGAGACTTGCTGAAAGCAACCGATGGGTTTTCCTCTGCCAATCTAATTGGAACCGGTAGCTTTGGATCCGTGTTCAGAGGGGTTCTTGGTCTAGAGCAGACGGCCATTGCAGTGAAAGTGCTAAATCTTGATCGTCACGGAGCATCGAAGAGCTTCATTGCCGAGTGTGAGGCCTTAAGGAACATCAGGCATCGTAATCTTGTTAAGGTACTCACAGCATGTTCGGGCTCCGATTACCAGGGCAATGACTTCAAGGCCTTGGTATATGAGTTTATGGTCAACGGGAGTTTAGATGAGTGGTTACATCCACCAGTCGGGACCAGTGGAGAGCGAGAGGACATACAGCGGGAATTAGGTCTTGTCCAGAGAGTGAATATTGCCTCAGATGTTGCTTGTGCTTTAGATTATCTGCATCATCAGTGTGAAACACCCATAGTGCACTGTGATCTAAAGCCGAGCAACATCCTCATTGATGGTGAAATGACTGGGCATGTGGGTGATTTTGGGCTGGTCAGGTTCATGCCAGAAGCCACCAGGGAGCTGATTTCTGATCAAACAAGCTCTATAGGAGTAAAAGGATCTCTCGGCTATATCGCACCCG AGTATGGAGCGGGAGCTGAGGTGTCCATTAATGGAGATGTGTACAGCTACGGCATCCTCATACTGGAGATGTTCACAGGGAAGAGGCCCACTGATAACATGTTTGGTGATGGACTGAACTTTCATTCCTTTGCTATGGCAGCTTTACCGGAGCAGGTTCTGCAGATTATTGATCCTGTCCTGCTTGGGGAGAGCCAAAATGAGGACGAAAGTCGAGGCATCAGGAGAAGCCGGAGGAGCCACGAGAGGCTCCTTAAGATTCAAGAGTGTTTGGTATCAATTGTGGAAATTGGAGTGGTCTGTTCTTCTGAAGTTCCAAGAGACAGAATGAGCATAGGCGATGTTGCAGCTGCTCTGCAAGCAATTCAGAATAAGCTTCTTGGAAGCTGA